The Leucobacter chromiiresistens genome has a window encoding:
- a CDS encoding ABC transporter ATP-binding protein, whose amino-acid sequence MHTTSSSPAVSVRGLTKHYGDARVLDGVDLEIARGETYALLGPNGAGKSTAIEVLEGVRRASSGEVAVLGEHPLSASRAWRARIGIVAQATGDPGPYTPRELIGHIAKLYPSPRPVDEVLDLVGLAPHATTRATKLSGGQQRRLDVALGIVGRPELVFLDEPTTGFDPEARRQFWAMLDGLADEGAAVLLTTHYLDEAEHLADRVGVLSGGTIVTEAPPALLGGAEARTPVVSWRDADGVLREERSPTPGAVVERLMHESRRLGRPDGPDALEVRRPALEDIYLDLIGANGAER is encoded by the coding sequence ATGCACACCACATCCAGTTCACCGGCCGTATCGGTACGCGGTCTGACGAAGCACTACGGCGATGCCCGGGTGCTCGACGGCGTCGACCTCGAGATCGCCCGGGGCGAGACCTACGCCCTGCTCGGGCCGAACGGCGCCGGCAAGAGCACGGCCATTGAGGTGCTCGAGGGGGTGCGGCGGGCCTCGAGCGGCGAGGTCGCGGTGCTCGGCGAGCATCCGCTCTCGGCGTCTCGAGCGTGGCGGGCGCGGATCGGCATCGTCGCGCAGGCGACCGGCGATCCCGGCCCCTACACCCCGCGGGAGCTGATCGGCCACATCGCGAAGCTGTACCCGAGCCCGCGCCCGGTCGACGAGGTGCTCGACCTCGTCGGCCTCGCCCCGCACGCGACGACGCGGGCGACCAAGCTCTCGGGCGGTCAGCAGCGGCGGCTCGACGTGGCTCTCGGCATCGTCGGGCGCCCGGAGCTCGTCTTCCTCGACGAGCCGACGACCGGCTTCGACCCCGAGGCTCGGCGCCAGTTCTGGGCGATGCTCGACGGCCTCGCCGACGAGGGAGCGGCGGTGCTGCTCACCACCCACTACCTCGACGAGGCCGAGCATCTGGCCGATCGCGTGGGGGTGCTGTCGGGCGGCACGATCGTGACGGAGGCGCCGCCCGCGCTGCTCGGGGGCGCGGAGGCGCGCACCCCGGTCGTCAGCTGGCGCGACGCCGACGGCGTGCTGCGCGAGGAGCGTTCGCCGACGCCCGGCGCCGTCGTGGAACGGCTCATGCACGAGTCGCGGCGCCTCGGGCGCCCGGACGGGCCGGACGCACTCGAGGTGCGGCGGCCCGCGCTCGAAGACATCTACCTGGACCTGATCGGTGCGAACGGAGCGGAACGATGA
- a CDS encoding sensor histidine kinase gives MPRWTMSRFARLAVLLLPTLLVLASVGVTASIAVTVQESSIREATGERVRDVATSLARLDQVRTVLERTGDDVAEATRELQPLADVVEQAAGVDYLVVTDDRGIRITHPTPELRGGHVSTSIDDVLDGREFLGTERGTLGRTLRAKVPVRDDAGRVIGSLSVGILETRIAADFEAAVRQLLPWALGALLVGTLASTALATLLERRLRRLEALSREAEGIRRTAAALREQTHEFHTRLHVIHGLVSHGDTAEALAYIAGAAPVDESEGAADSRYPLLRATLDALRAELGGLGAQLETAIDVDADVDEDVTLVLANLCRNAGEAGASRVRCTLTGRGGVLRGEVADDGPGIAGPAADRVFARGFSSKLDASGLGRGIGLDLVRRIIADRNGTVELGRSDLGGARFRFEIGGRA, from the coding sequence ATGCCGCGTTGGACGATGTCGCGCTTCGCGCGTCTCGCGGTCCTCCTGCTCCCGACGCTGCTCGTGCTCGCGAGCGTCGGCGTCACGGCGAGCATCGCGGTGACGGTGCAGGAGTCGAGCATTCGGGAGGCGACGGGCGAGCGGGTGCGCGATGTCGCGACGAGCCTGGCACGGCTCGATCAGGTGCGCACGGTGCTCGAGCGCACCGGCGACGACGTCGCGGAGGCGACGCGCGAGCTGCAGCCGCTGGCCGACGTCGTCGAGCAGGCCGCGGGCGTCGACTACCTGGTCGTCACCGATGATCGGGGCATCCGCATCACGCACCCGACGCCGGAGCTGCGGGGCGGGCACGTGTCGACGTCGATCGACGACGTGCTCGACGGGCGGGAGTTCCTGGGAACGGAGCGCGGCACCCTCGGGCGAACGCTGCGGGCGAAGGTGCCGGTGCGCGACGATGCGGGGAGGGTCATCGGGTCGCTCTCCGTGGGCATTCTCGAGACGCGCATCGCCGCTGATTTCGAGGCCGCCGTGCGGCAGCTCCTGCCGTGGGCGCTGGGCGCCCTGCTCGTCGGCACGCTCGCGAGCACCGCGCTCGCCACCTTACTGGAGCGCCGGTTGCGGCGTCTCGAGGCGCTCTCCCGGGAGGCGGAGGGCATCCGCCGCACGGCGGCGGCGCTGCGCGAGCAGACCCACGAGTTCCACACGCGCCTGCATGTGATCCACGGCCTGGTCTCGCACGGCGATACGGCGGAGGCGCTCGCCTACATCGCCGGAGCGGCCCCGGTCGATGAGAGCGAGGGGGCCGCCGATTCGCGGTATCCGCTGCTGCGCGCGACGCTCGACGCGCTGCGCGCCGAGCTCGGGGGTCTCGGCGCGCAGCTCGAGACCGCGATCGATGTCGACGCCGATGTGGACGAGGATGTGACGCTCGTGCTCGCGAACCTCTGCCGCAATGCGGGCGAGGCGGGGGCGTCGCGCGTGCGCTGCACGCTGACCGGCAGGGGCGGCGTGCTGCGCGGAGAGGTCGCCGATGACGGGCCGGGGATCGCGGGGCCCGCGGCCGACCGCGTCTTCGCCCGCGGGTTCTCGTCGAAGCTCGACGCGTCGGGGCTGGGGCGCGGCATCGGGCTCGACCTGGTGCGGCGCATCATCGCCGACCGCAACGGCACCGTCGAACTGGGCCGCTCGGATCTCGGCGGCGCGAGGTTCCGATTCGAGATCGGAGGTCGCGCATGA
- a CDS encoding threonine aldolase family protein — MSQHAAAPEAPLEPVSRAFASDNWSGAHPEVIEAIVAANSGHVPAYGGDPITARFQQVARELFGEAAEAFPVFNGTGANVLALQAALPRWGAVICARTAHINTDEAGAPEKTGGLKLFGVDTPDGKLTPELVAREAWGFGSEHRSQPGAVSISQVTELGTVYTPDEIRALADQAHDLGLLLHVDGSRLANAAAHLGVSLREITADAGVDLLSLGGTKNGLLGAEAVVVLRPGAANGIPFLRKIDLQLASKMRFISAQLVALYAGDLWLRSAARANELAQRLAAGIRELEAAVPGIRIAQPVESNAVFVELPQGTATRAQSAFAFGAWPTQPGLYRLMCAFDTTESDVDALLEVLAA, encoded by the coding sequence ATGAGCCAGCACGCCGCCGCACCCGAAGCACCGCTCGAGCCCGTCTCCCGGGCGTTCGCCTCCGACAACTGGTCGGGCGCGCACCCCGAGGTGATCGAGGCCATCGTCGCCGCGAACTCGGGCCACGTGCCGGCCTACGGCGGCGACCCGATCACCGCGCGCTTCCAGCAGGTCGCCCGCGAGCTGTTCGGCGAAGCGGCCGAGGCGTTCCCGGTGTTCAACGGCACCGGCGCGAACGTGCTGGCGCTGCAGGCCGCGCTCCCCCGCTGGGGCGCCGTCATCTGCGCGCGCACCGCGCACATCAACACCGACGAGGCCGGCGCCCCCGAGAAGACGGGCGGGTTGAAGCTCTTCGGCGTCGACACCCCCGACGGCAAGCTCACTCCCGAGCTCGTGGCGCGCGAGGCGTGGGGCTTCGGCAGCGAGCACCGTTCGCAGCCGGGCGCGGTCTCCATCTCCCAGGTGACCGAGCTCGGCACCGTGTACACCCCCGACGAGATCCGCGCGCTCGCCGACCAGGCGCACGACCTCGGCCTCCTGCTGCACGTCGACGGATCGCGTCTCGCCAACGCCGCCGCGCACCTCGGCGTCTCGCTCCGCGAGATCACCGCCGACGCGGGGGTCGACCTGCTCAGCCTGGGCGGCACGAAGAACGGGCTGCTCGGAGCGGAGGCCGTGGTCGTACTGCGCCCGGGAGCGGCGAACGGCATCCCCTTCCTGCGCAAGATCGACCTGCAGCTCGCCTCGAAGATGCGGTTCATCTCGGCCCAACTCGTCGCGCTCTACGCGGGCGATCTGTGGCTGCGCTCCGCCGCGCGGGCGAACGAGTTGGCGCAGCGCCTCGCCGCCGGCATCCGCGAGCTCGAGGCGGCCGTGCCCGGTATCAGGATCGCCCAGCCCGTCGAGTCGAACGCCGTGTTCGTGGAGTTGCCGCAGGGCACGGCGACGCGGGCGCAGTCGGCGTTCGCCTTCGGCGCGTGGCCGACGCAGCCGGGCCTCTACCGCCTGATGTGCGCGTTCGACACGACCGAGTCCGACGTCGACGCGCTGCTCGAGGTGCTCGCCGCCTGA
- a CDS encoding nucleoside deaminase has translation MPISAEDRTYLDLAIEQARLGWEEGGVPIGAALVRHGANGPEVLAVGRNRRVQMGSVIRHGETDCLENAGRLPASVYRECTLYTTLSPCTMCAGTAILYEIPRIVIGEHRSFEASEAWLASNGAELVIADDETCIGLMDRMMRERPEIWAEDIGIETDELSGGVRAGA, from the coding sequence ATGCCGATTTCCGCTGAAGACCGCACGTACCTCGACCTCGCCATCGAACAGGCCCGACTCGGGTGGGAGGAGGGCGGCGTGCCGATCGGCGCCGCGCTCGTGCGGCACGGCGCGAACGGCCCCGAGGTGCTCGCCGTCGGCCGAAACCGGCGCGTGCAGATGGGCAGCGTGATCCGCCACGGCGAGACCGACTGCCTCGAGAACGCCGGGCGCCTGCCGGCCAGCGTGTACCGCGAATGCACCCTCTACACCACGCTGTCGCCGTGCACGATGTGCGCCGGCACCGCGATCCTGTACGAGATCCCGCGCATCGTGATCGGCGAGCACCGCAGCTTCGAGGCCTCCGAGGCGTGGCTCGCGAGCAACGGCGCTGAGCTCGTCATCGCCGACGACGAGACCTGCATCGGCCTGATGGATCGCATGATGCGCGAACGCCCCGAGATCTGGGCCGAAGACATCGGCATCGAGACCGACGAGCTCTCGGGCGGCGTGCGAGCCGGCGCGTGA
- the codB gene encoding cytosine permease, with translation MSAAAETEAVIDRDYPVTPVPQHARKGFFSLMVVLLGFTIFTPTMLAGAALGQTFALGDLLLVILLGSAVLGAYVAVLGWIGARTGLTTVVMARYTLGTRGSKLASILLGGTQIGWYGVVIGTIGELTAQAFGWESFAAKAAVMIVVSALMCATAVYGYRGMYWVSLISTPLILILAFWVMFRSLEEVGGWAGLAAVRPDASMPIAVAVTAVVGTFVSAGTQAPNWTRFGRTGRQAVLACVIGFLIGNGLMIFFGAVGAITFGEGDFVLVLFNLGLVGWGLFLLFGNLWKSNADAAYSFGVAGAELFEKPSKTRFVIVGSIIGTALALVGVNEHLPQYLGLLGTFIPPLGGVIIGDYLARWRRTQMPEGEALPRANWVNLGVYAVSCALAWVAGEFGIGIPPIIGVAAALILSFALARWSPRRSVAA, from the coding sequence GTGAGCGCAGCGGCCGAGACCGAGGCGGTCATCGACCGGGACTACCCGGTCACCCCCGTGCCGCAGCACGCGCGCAAGGGGTTCTTCTCGCTCATGGTGGTGCTGCTCGGCTTCACCATCTTCACGCCGACGATGCTCGCCGGCGCCGCACTCGGGCAGACGTTCGCGCTCGGCGACCTGCTCCTCGTGATCCTGCTCGGCTCTGCCGTGCTCGGCGCCTACGTCGCGGTGCTCGGCTGGATCGGGGCCCGCACCGGGCTCACGACCGTCGTGATGGCCCGATACACGTTGGGCACGCGCGGCTCGAAGCTCGCCTCCATCCTGCTCGGCGGCACCCAGATCGGCTGGTACGGCGTCGTGATCGGCACGATCGGTGAGCTCACCGCGCAGGCGTTCGGGTGGGAGAGCTTCGCGGCGAAGGCCGCGGTGATGATCGTCGTGAGCGCGCTGATGTGCGCCACCGCGGTCTACGGGTACCGCGGCATGTACTGGGTGTCGCTGATCTCGACCCCGCTGATCCTCATCCTCGCGTTCTGGGTGATGTTCCGCTCGCTCGAAGAAGTGGGCGGATGGGCCGGGCTCGCCGCGGTGCGCCCCGACGCGTCGATGCCGATCGCGGTCGCCGTGACCGCGGTCGTGGGCACCTTCGTCTCGGCCGGAACGCAGGCACCGAACTGGACCCGGTTCGGCCGCACCGGGCGGCAGGCCGTGCTGGCGTGCGTCATCGGGTTCCTGATCGGCAACGGGTTGATGATCTTCTTCGGCGCGGTCGGCGCCATCACCTTCGGCGAGGGCGACTTCGTGCTCGTGCTCTTCAACCTCGGCCTGGTCGGCTGGGGGCTGTTCCTGCTCTTCGGCAATCTCTGGAAGTCGAACGCCGACGCCGCGTACTCCTTCGGCGTCGCCGGAGCCGAGCTGTTCGAGAAGCCGAGCAAGACCCGCTTCGTCATCGTCGGCTCGATCATCGGCACGGCGCTCGCGCTCGTCGGCGTCAACGAGCACCTGCCGCAGTACCTCGGGCTGCTCGGCACGTTCATCCCTCCGCTCGGCGGCGTCATCATCGGCGACTACCTCGCCCGGTGGCGGCGCACCCAGATGCCCGAGGGGGAGGCGCTGCCGCGCGCCAACTGGGTGAACCTCGGCGTCTACGCGGTCTCGTGCGCGCTCGCGTGGGTCGCCGGCGAGTTCGGGATCGGGATTCCGCCGATCATCGGCGTCGCCGCGGCCCTGATCCTGTCGTTCGCCCTCGCCCGCTGGTCGCCCCGCCGGTCGGTCGCCGCGTAG
- a CDS encoding tripartite tricarboxylate transporter TctB family protein, translating into MTPTNNPTAMSAVVGEEIRFAAGDPRTTARLKHLIMPALLLAFAAYLGYGMLTMRVPEGTAFPGPRFFPAIIASGLVLFAILLIVSAAKDLRAERAARAASTRMVDDFELLSAEHDAAADGAGAFGAEGSDGIDGDVGGARAVSIDWRSLAWVIGSFAAFALLLDVLGWVIAAALLFWCVARGFGARKPIVSLITGFTVSSLAYIAFDMALGMSLPSGILGGGF; encoded by the coding sequence ATGACGCCGACCAACAATCCGACCGCGATGTCCGCGGTCGTCGGCGAGGAGATCCGCTTCGCGGCGGGCGACCCTCGCACCACCGCGCGGCTGAAGCACCTGATCATGCCCGCGCTGCTGCTCGCCTTCGCGGCGTATCTCGGGTACGGCATGCTCACCATGCGCGTGCCCGAGGGCACGGCGTTCCCCGGGCCGCGCTTCTTCCCCGCGATCATCGCGAGCGGGCTGGTGCTCTTCGCGATCCTCCTGATCGTCTCGGCGGCGAAGGATCTGCGGGCCGAGCGCGCCGCACGCGCGGCGTCGACCCGCATGGTCGACGACTTCGAGCTGCTCAGCGCGGAGCACGACGCGGCCGCGGACGGCGCCGGCGCCTTCGGCGCGGAAGGCTCTGACGGCATCGATGGCGACGTGGGCGGTGCGCGCGCGGTCTCCATCGACTGGCGATCCCTCGCGTGGGTCATCGGCTCGTTCGCCGCATTCGCGCTGCTGCTCGACGTGCTCGGCTGGGTGATCGCCGCCGCGCTGCTCTTCTGGTGCGTGGCCCGCGGCTTCGGGGCGCGGAAGCCCATCGTGAGCCTCATCACCGGCTTCACGGTGAGCTCGCTCGCCTACATCGCCTTCGACATGGCGCTCGGCATGTCGCTGCCCTCGGGCATTCTGGGCGGGGGGTTCTGA
- a CDS encoding tripartite tricarboxylate transporter substrate binding protein, which produces MTDTPKRGARRTALCIIGGTIAAAAVGVAAFGSISSATVGSDIHSSLTIIAPAAAGGGWDTVAREMQQAQRANGLSANVQVVNMPGAGGTIALGNLSTLEGQANTMLVGGTGLLAATIQYGSDATLDDVTPLAVVFEEYDVIVVPADSPYETLDDLVEAWRADPKSIPWTGGGSFDQLVVTDLALAAGIEPTQTTYISSDGGGEAVAALLNGTAQAATGGYPDNIDQIESGRLRALAIVAEEPIAGIDIPTAREQGYDITLANWRMLAAPAGLTDEETTGLSDLVADTLATPEWASAVDRYHWTEQVITGEELDDFLVEERDRIARLYEEMGQ; this is translated from the coding sequence ATGACAGATACCCCGAAGCGAGGCGCGCGTCGCACAGCGCTCTGCATCATCGGCGGCACGATCGCCGCAGCCGCCGTCGGAGTGGCGGCGTTCGGCTCGATCAGCTCGGCGACGGTCGGCAGCGACATCCACTCGTCGCTGACGATCATCGCCCCAGCCGCGGCCGGAGGCGGCTGGGACACGGTCGCGCGCGAGATGCAGCAGGCGCAGCGCGCCAACGGGCTGAGCGCCAACGTGCAGGTCGTCAACATGCCGGGAGCCGGCGGCACCATCGCGCTCGGCAACCTCTCGACGCTCGAAGGCCAGGCGAACACGATGCTCGTCGGCGGCACCGGGCTGCTGGCGGCCACCATCCAATACGGATCGGACGCCACGCTCGACGACGTGACGCCGCTCGCCGTCGTCTTCGAGGAGTACGACGTGATCGTCGTGCCCGCCGATTCGCCCTACGAGACCCTCGACGACCTCGTCGAGGCGTGGCGCGCCGATCCGAAATCGATCCCCTGGACGGGAGGCGGCTCGTTCGATCAGCTGGTCGTCACCGACCTCGCGCTCGCCGCGGGCATCGAGCCGACGCAGACCACGTACATCTCCTCCGACGGCGGCGGCGAGGCGGTCGCCGCGCTGCTGAACGGCACCGCTCAGGCCGCGACCGGCGGATACCCCGACAACATCGACCAGATCGAGTCGGGCCGGCTGCGGGCGCTCGCGATCGTCGCGGAGGAGCCCATCGCGGGCATCGACATTCCGACCGCCCGCGAGCAGGGGTACGACATCACCCTGGCGAACTGGCGCATGCTCGCCGCACCCGCCGGGCTCACCGATGAGGAGACCACGGGCCTCAGCGATCTCGTCGCAGACACCCTCGCGACTCCCGAGTGGGCCTCCGCGGTCGACCGCTACCACTGGACCGAACAAGTGATCACCGGCGAGGAGCTGGACGACTTCCTCGTGGAGGAACGCGACCGCATCGCTCGCCTGTACGAGGAGATGGGGCAATGA
- a CDS encoding tripartite tricarboxylate transporter permease, with protein MESLQLLMEGFAGALTWQNLVWVLVGCLLGTAVGVMPGLGSSMAVALLLPVTFSLEPTAAFIMFAGVYFGGLFGDSTMGILMNTPGQASAIASTFEGHKMALRGKAAQALATAAIGAFVGGFIASILVVFLAPALADFSSSFGPAEFFALAVFAFVATSSVVTDNAVKGLAALFIGLGIAVIGIDGASGAPRFTLDSPFLFDGVSLVTVTVAVLALGEVIYVACLERHMQDKAIIKPKGRPWLSRAEFREAMPAWLRGTAIGLPFGVVPAGGSEIPTFLAYGLEKRLDARRANPRFGTGAIRGLAAPEAAGNSTTGMAMGALLALGLPISATAAIMLAAFRQYGLQPGPLLFERAPDLVWVLLASFFIAMIVLLILNLPFAMLWAKLLLIPRPYLYAGITLFCALGIYATSGSIFDLFLLLGIGFVGFLMRALDFPIAPLIIGMVLGPLAETSLRDAAMSANGDFSVLVQGPIALGLYAVLVLVLGFAVRGRIVGRRRAAAERAAGAAGVESGAESGVESGAEAR; from the coding sequence GTGGAATCGCTGCAGCTGCTGATGGAGGGCTTCGCCGGAGCCCTCACCTGGCAGAACCTCGTCTGGGTGCTCGTCGGGTGCCTGCTCGGCACCGCCGTCGGCGTCATGCCCGGCCTCGGCTCGTCGATGGCGGTGGCCCTGCTGCTGCCCGTCACCTTCTCCCTCGAACCCACCGCCGCGTTCATCATGTTCGCGGGCGTGTACTTCGGCGGCCTCTTCGGCGACTCGACCATGGGCATTCTCATGAACACCCCGGGCCAGGCGTCGGCGATCGCGTCGACCTTCGAGGGGCACAAGATGGCGCTCCGGGGCAAGGCGGCTCAGGCGCTCGCCACCGCCGCGATCGGCGCCTTCGTGGGCGGGTTCATCGCCTCGATCCTCGTCGTCTTCCTCGCCCCAGCCCTCGCCGACTTCTCGTCGAGCTTCGGCCCGGCGGAGTTCTTCGCACTCGCCGTCTTCGCCTTCGTCGCCACCTCGTCCGTCGTCACCGACAACGCGGTGAAGGGCCTCGCAGCGCTCTTCATCGGACTGGGCATCGCGGTGATCGGGATCGACGGCGCCTCGGGCGCGCCCCGCTTCACCCTCGACTCGCCGTTCCTGTTCGACGGGGTCTCGCTCGTCACCGTGACGGTGGCCGTGCTCGCGCTCGGCGAGGTCATCTACGTCGCGTGCCTCGAACGGCACATGCAGGACAAGGCGATCATCAAGCCGAAGGGGCGGCCGTGGCTCTCCCGGGCGGAGTTTCGCGAGGCCATGCCCGCGTGGCTGCGCGGCACGGCGATCGGCCTGCCGTTCGGCGTGGTGCCGGCCGGGGGTTCCGAGATCCCGACCTTCCTCGCCTACGGGCTCGAGAAGCGACTCGACGCGCGCCGGGCGAACCCGCGCTTCGGCACGGGCGCGATCCGCGGCCTCGCCGCCCCCGAGGCGGCCGGCAACTCGACCACCGGCATGGCGATGGGCGCCCTGCTCGCGCTCGGCCTGCCGATCTCGGCGACCGCCGCGATCATGCTCGCCGCATTCCGCCAGTACGGGCTGCAGCCCGGCCCGCTCCTGTTCGAGCGCGCCCCCGACCTCGTCTGGGTGCTGCTCGCGAGCTTCTTCATCGCGATGATCGTGCTGCTCATCTTGAACCTGCCGTTCGCGATGCTGTGGGCGAAGCTGCTGCTGATCCCGCGCCCGTACCTCTACGCCGGCATCACGCTGTTCTGCGCACTCGGCATCTACGCCACGTCGGGCTCGATCTTCGACCTCTTCCTGCTGCTCGGCATCGGGTTCGTCGGGTTCCTGATGCGCGCCCTCGACTTCCCGATCGCGCCGCTCATCATCGGCATGGTGCTCGGCCCGCTCGCCGAGACGAGCCTGCGCGACGCGGCGATGAGCGCGAACGGCGACTTCTCGGTGCTCGTGCAGGGGCCCATCGCGCTCGGGCTGTACGCGGTGCTCGTGCTCGTGCTCGGCTTCGCGGTGCGGGGGCGGATCGTCGGTCGGCGCCGCGCGGCGGCCGAGCGCGCGGCGGGCGCGGCGGGCGTCGAGTCGGGTGCTGAGTCGGGCGTCGAGTCCGGCGCCGAGGCTCGGTGA
- a CDS encoding ABC transporter permease: MTTNDAQPAVSPADPMAHPAHPATARGPAGDRDARLPGILVTGARRIGFELRGYFRTPDAVFFTFLFPLVMLGIFGVAFQASGEVGARADGTGGVTMAAYYLPGMAAAGLLLIGVQNLATDIARERSDGWLRRLGGTPLSPVSYFIGKIGMILVTALAQLVLLIAFAVVAFQVELPTEPELWLRLAWLFGLGIVAMALLGVALSALPRSSRSATAVILPVVLLLQFISGVYLQFSMLPEWLQQVAGLFPLKWLAQGMRSVFLPEHFELQELGESWDLGWVAVNLGVWLVVGLVLSLLTFRWQRRS, translated from the coding sequence ATGACCACGAACGATGCCCAGCCTGCGGTGAGCCCGGCGGACCCGATGGCGCACCCGGCGCACCCCGCGACCGCGCGAGGGCCCGCCGGGGATCGCGACGCGCGACTGCCCGGGATCCTCGTCACCGGAGCGCGGCGCATCGGCTTCGAGCTCCGCGGCTACTTCCGCACCCCCGATGCGGTCTTCTTCACCTTCCTCTTCCCACTCGTGATGCTCGGCATCTTCGGCGTCGCGTTCCAGGCCTCGGGCGAGGTGGGTGCGCGCGCCGACGGCACCGGGGGCGTGACGATGGCCGCCTACTACCTCCCCGGAATGGCGGCGGCGGGCCTCCTGCTGATCGGCGTGCAGAACCTCGCCACCGACATCGCCCGGGAGCGCAGCGACGGGTGGCTGCGCCGCCTCGGCGGCACGCCGCTCTCGCCGGTGAGCTACTTCATCGGGAAGATCGGCATGATCCTCGTCACGGCGCTCGCCCAACTCGTGCTGCTGATCGCATTCGCGGTGGTCGCATTCCAGGTCGAACTGCCGACGGAGCCCGAGCTCTGGCTGCGACTCGCGTGGCTCTTCGGGCTCGGGATCGTCGCGATGGCGCTGCTCGGCGTCGCGCTCTCCGCGCTGCCGCGCTCGTCGCGGAGCGCGACAGCCGTGATCCTGCCGGTCGTGCTGCTGCTGCAGTTCATCTCGGGCGTCTACCTGCAGTTCTCGATGCTGCCGGAGTGGTTGCAGCAGGTGGCCGGCCTCTTCCCGCTGAAGTGGCTCGCACAGGGCATGCGCTCCGTGTTCCTCCCGGAGCACTTCGAACTGCAGGAGCTCGGCGAGTCGTGGGATCTGGGCTGGGTGGCGGTGAACCTCGGCGTCTGGCTCGTGGTGGGTCTCGTGCTCAGCCTCCTCACCTTCAGATGGCAGCGGAGGTCATAG
- a CDS encoding response regulator, which yields MSASPSAEIRVLVVDDDPGARRLHGLYVSRAPGFAVTATVGTGRAALQHSLRGDVDLVLLDMRLPDISGVEVLNRLRTVRHASPDVLVISSSRDQVTVRQALAARVIGYLVKPFTEPALHARLASYRAEHRAADAGSREVVLGQGEIDRLQSTGRIDVPAAVRAARGSRSGPPSNGAVGAAAGAESGAESGSLPIGAPGALPKGISEVTLRSVLSALDPVTPLSAVELAQRCEISRATARRYLDHLVETGAIDLAHRYGRRGRPEVLYRLVPPPGG from the coding sequence ATGAGCGCCTCCCCGTCTGCGGAGATCCGCGTGCTCGTCGTCGACGACGATCCGGGCGCTCGTCGCCTGCACGGCCTGTACGTGTCGCGCGCTCCGGGGTTCGCGGTGACCGCCACCGTCGGCACGGGCCGCGCCGCCCTGCAGCACAGCCTGCGCGGCGACGTGGATCTCGTGCTCCTCGACATGCGGCTCCCCGATATCAGCGGCGTCGAGGTGCTGAACCGGTTGCGCACGGTGCGGCACGCGTCGCCCGATGTGCTGGTCATCAGTTCGTCGCGCGATCAGGTGACGGTGCGGCAGGCGCTGGCGGCCCGCGTCATCGGGTACCTGGTGAAGCCGTTCACCGAGCCGGCGCTGCATGCGCGGCTCGCGAGCTACCGCGCCGAGCACCGCGCGGCCGATGCGGGGTCGCGCGAGGTGGTGCTCGGGCAGGGCGAGATCGATCGCCTGCAGTCGACGGGGCGGATCGACGTGCCCGCGGCCGTTCGCGCGGCGCGGGGCTCGCGCTCCGGGCCGCCGTCGAATGGTGCGGTCGGGGCGGCGGCGGGAGCGGAGTCGGGCGCCGAGTCGGGTTCGCTGCCGATCGGGGCGCCGGGTGCACTCCCGAAGGGCATCTCCGAGGTGACGCTGAGGTCGGTGCTCTCGGCGCTCGATCCGGTGACGCCTCTCTCCGCGGTCGAGCTCGCGCAGCGGTGCGAGATCTCGCGCGCGACCGCGCGCCGCTACCTCGATCACCTCGTGGAGACGGGAGCGATCGATCTCGCGCACCGCTACGGCAGACGCGGCCGCCCCGAGGTGCTCTACCGCCTCGTGCCCCCGCCGGGCGGCTAG